One window from the genome of Corynebacterium sp. SCR221107 encodes:
- the dapF gene encoding diaminopimelate epimerase: MTNQQHNAHDEKQVRRLSFAKGHGTENDFVIIPDESAVIALDLALIAALCDRHAGIGGDGLLRVSTVGALVDAGLITDPDPALSRDDWFMDYYNADGSVAEMCGNGTRVFAHWVYSRGLVDRNEFLVGTRAGAKKVKVTDSSATRATVSVEMGEAKVTGVSSCFIGEAKFAGLGVDMGNPHLACVVPGWGANDVAELNLVAPVFDKDFFPEGVNVEIVTELSDGVVTMRVYERGVGETRSCGTGTVAAARAALADAGQVDGTVTVHIPGGTVEVTIDGDQSTLTGPSVIVAEGTVTI, encoded by the coding sequence ATGACGAACCAACAGCACAATGCTCATGACGAAAAGCAAGTACGGAGACTTTCTTTTGCCAAAGGGCACGGCACGGAAAATGACTTCGTTATCATTCCCGATGAGAGTGCCGTCATCGCTTTAGATCTCGCGCTTATTGCTGCGCTGTGCGATCGCCATGCAGGCATCGGTGGCGACGGATTGCTGCGTGTTTCAACCGTCGGCGCGTTGGTGGATGCTGGGCTCATCACCGACCCAGACCCAGCGCTTTCGCGTGATGATTGGTTCATGGACTATTACAACGCCGACGGTTCTGTAGCGGAGATGTGCGGCAATGGTACGCGGGTGTTCGCCCACTGGGTGTACTCGCGTGGGCTGGTTGACAGAAACGAGTTCCTGGTAGGTACCCGCGCCGGAGCCAAGAAGGTCAAGGTGACGGATTCTTCTGCAACCCGCGCCACTGTGTCCGTGGAAATGGGAGAGGCGAAGGTCACGGGTGTTTCTTCCTGTTTCATTGGCGAGGCAAAGTTCGCCGGTTTGGGCGTTGATATGGGAAATCCACACCTTGCCTGTGTGGTGCCGGGCTGGGGCGCCAATGACGTGGCTGAGCTAAACCTCGTCGCACCGGTCTTTGACAAAGATTTCTTCCCCGAAGGGGTGAATGTAGAAATTGTCACCGAACTCAGCGACGGCGTGGTCACTATGCGTGTCTACGAACGTGGAGTAGGCGAAACCCGTAGTTGTGGTACCGGCACCGTCGCCGCAGCACGGGCAGCGCTTGCCGACGCCGGACAGGTCGACGGTACGGTGACCGTGCACATCCCCGGGGGCACCGTGGAGGTCACCATCGATGGAGACCAGTCCACGTTGACGGGACCCTCGGTGATTGTGGCCGAAGGCACAGTAACCATCTAG